Within the Rhizobium favelukesii genome, the region AAGATTTCAAGGCCGGTTTCCTGGGATCGGTCCAGCGAAACTTCCCTGCCCTGACCGAGGCGCTGAAGCTGCAGGAGCATGCTGCGAAGGTGGGCTTCGATTGGTCGGCGCCCGAACCGATCCTCGACAAGATTGAGGAGGAAATCGGCGAGCTGCGCGCCGCGCTGGCCGAAGGCGATCAGGCGAAGGTCAGTGATGAACTCGGCGATCTTATCTTCGCCGTCGTCAACATCGGCAGGCACGTGAAGGCCGATCCAGAAGAATCCCTCCGCGGAACGAATACGAAGTTTCGTAGACGCTTCAATCACATCGAAGCTGTTCTTGATGCAGAAGGTGAAACTCTGGCAGCAGCTAGCCTGGAGCGGATGGAAGAAATTTGGCAGGCGGCAAAGGCAATCGAACGGCAGTTGGATTGAGCCGACACCCTCACGTGAAGCGCAATCGCGGGCGTAAACTCAAGTACCCGCTGTGGGGGAGCCTCTAGCGCTCCCAGTCCTCTTTGCCAGCCTTCGGCCCGTTGCCGAGACGGCGCTCCAGTTCGACCGATTCGGTTTCCGAGAGGCGCACATCGAGTGTGATCGACCCGTCCTCGTTGTCTTCGCGGTTGTCGACAATCGCGTGGTCGTAGAGCCAAGGCAGCAGCGCCAACTTGTCGACAGGCAGGCGTACGGTCGCTTCAGTCAGCACGCCGGAAAGCCTGCGGCTGATCTCTCCCATCAACGTATCGATACCCTCACCGCTGA harbors:
- the mazG gene encoding nucleoside triphosphate pyrophosphohydrolase: MDASKDISRLIEIMAALRNRETGCPWDIVQTFETIKPYTIEEAYEVSDAIERNDMDDLCEELGDLLLQVVFHARMAEEAGEFAFSDVVEAITRKMIRRHPHVFARSDADTPDAVKKQWDDIKQAEKRERAERRAKRGVSEDFKAGFLGSVQRNFPALTEALKLQEHAAKVGFDWSAPEPILDKIEEEIGELRAALAEGDQAKVSDELGDLIFAVVNIGRHVKADPEESLRGTNTKFRRRFNHIEAVLDAEGETLAAASLERMEEIWQAAKAIERQLD